In Spirochaetota bacterium, a genomic segment contains:
- a CDS encoding chemoreceptor glutamine deamidase CheD: MIKSESNKFKKDLYILYPGDYFATKEDCMMGTVVGSSVAVCIYDPPRRIGGMVLFVVPGTMGTEGIITDEIARRGILSMEYLMGELVKIGGDRHFIRAKIFGAGYSNTGITNSSALAESNIRFIHEYFTLEKIHVERSDMGGDFRRKIYFEPREGTVYRQILKNNEDSSEFMKMEKEYIDSEFRNKRQAGRVVLFE; encoded by the coding sequence ATGATAAAAAGTGAAAGTAATAAATTCAAAAAAGACCTCTATATCCTGTACCCGGGAGACTATTTCGCCACAAAAGAAGATTGCATGATGGGGACCGTGGTGGGGAGCAGCGTCGCGGTTTGCATTTATGACCCGCCGAGGAGAATCGGGGGGATGGTGCTGTTCGTGGTTCCCGGGACCATGGGCACCGAGGGAATCATTACCGATGAGATCGCGCGGCGCGGCATACTCAGCATGGAATACCTGATGGGGGAGCTTGTCAAGATAGGCGGCGACCGGCATTTCATCCGCGCCAAGATATTCGGCGCCGGTTATTCCAATACCGGGATAACCAACAGCAGCGCCCTTGCCGAATCCAACATACGCTTCATCCACGAATATTTCACCCTTGAAAAGATTCACGTGGAGCGGAGCGATATGGGCGGCGATTTCAGGAGAAAAATCTATTTTGAGCCGCGGGAAGGCACGGTGTACCGGCAGATCCTGAAGAACAATGAAGATTCTTCGGAATTCATGAAGATGGAAAAGGAGTACATTGACAGTGAATTCAGGAACAAGAGACAGGCGGGCCGTGTCGTCCTTTTCGAATAA
- a CDS encoding chemotaxis protein CheW — translation MNTTEQVEVRDLGHAGDDEQYVTFFIKNEIYGVPVMKVQEIIGMTRITSMPNTLPFMKGVIDLRGAVVPVIDLRLKFDMEQAEYNNFTVIIIVEVKDRLVGMIVDSVSDVLSIPVKSIQETPSFSAKINTEYMQGIGQRDDTLVIILDVDKILTSAEFEIINEDHDEE, via the coding sequence ATGAATACAACAGAACAAGTTGAAGTGCGAGATCTGGGACATGCCGGCGATGACGAGCAGTATGTGACCTTTTTCATAAAGAATGAAATATACGGTGTCCCTGTCATGAAGGTGCAGGAGATCATCGGCATGACGAGGATAACCTCCATGCCCAACACCCTGCCGTTCATGAAGGGTGTCATCGACCTTCGCGGGGCCGTCGTTCCGGTTATTGACCTTCGGCTGAAGTTCGACATGGAGCAGGCCGAGTATAACAATTTTACCGTCATCATCATCGTGGAGGTCAAGGACCGCCTGGTGGGCATGATCGTCGATTCCGTCTCCGACGTGCTGAGCATCCCGGTGAAAAGCATCCAGGAAACGCCGTCCTTCAGCGCGAAGATCAATACCGAATACATGCAGGGAATCGGCCAGAGGGACGACACCCTGGTGATAATTCTCGATGTCGACAAGATACTGACGTCGGCTGAATTCGAGATAATAAATGAAGATCACGACGAGGAATAG
- a CDS encoding response regulator → MGKYIMVIDDSPTIRVSVEFALKAVGLPVEQAENGMDALKKIKAMTDKGETIAMGIVDVNMPQMDGITFIKNFRKDDKFTPLIVLTTESEEHKIQEGKDAGASGWIVKPFQPAELLGVVQRFIR, encoded by the coding sequence ATGGGCAAGTATATTATGGTTATTGATGATTCACCCACCATCCGCGTGAGCGTCGAGTTCGCGCTGAAGGCGGTCGGTCTGCCCGTGGAGCAGGCGGAAAACGGCATGGACGCTCTCAAGAAAATCAAGGCAATGACGGACAAGGGAGAGACCATCGCCATGGGAATTGTCGACGTCAACATGCCGCAGATGGACGGCATAACCTTCATCAAGAATTTCAGGAAGGATGACAAGTTCACTCCCCTGATCGTCCTCACGACGGAGTCGGAGGAGCATAAAATACAGGAAGGTAAGGACGCGGGCGCTTCCGGGTGGATCGTAAAGCCGTTCCAGCCGGCCGAACTGCTGGGGGTTGTCCAGAGATTTATCAGGTAG
- a CDS encoding STAS domain-containing protein — protein sequence MIKLEPDVGIKKIKELHAAVLDEFKTSEEVVIDFSQVERVDLSVVQLIMAVGRAAKNAGKTIKLKSVPRFVKHQMQICGIKV from the coding sequence ATGATCAAGCTTGAGCCTGATGTGGGAATTAAGAAAATCAAGGAATTGCACGCGGCCGTTCTTGATGAGTTCAAGACAAGCGAAGAGGTCGTGATAGATTTCTCCCAAGTGGAGCGGGTCGACCTTTCGGTGGTCCAGCTCATCATGGCAGTGGGACGCGCCGCGAAAAACGCGGGAAAGACGATAAAGCTGAAATCGGTTCCGCGTTTTGTCAAACACCAGATGCAGATCTGCGGGATAAAAGTATAG
- a CDS encoding chemotaxis protein CheA has product MTESAIKEVFISEAKEIIEKLESDLVQLEENDGDQEIINRIFRSFHTLKGSSGIVGLTSIYNFSHKLENLLDKVRSGEVAVDNNLIDLILDSIDWIRDELFTEKAETEESKVAMGELQKRIAEFAGEVQAEEGGDEEAAEAAKKKTGVYNYFRIKAQFQEDVFETGIDPLMIIEDLLTVGTLLTKNVNREVLPDLDAMNPERCYLSWDLIIKTLEPVEKINDVFMFVKDRNAIVVEDVTYNFSKRGGELPQEKRIGEILLEKGIINEAELDEVLRYHDSHKTKVGDIIVKKGLASEKDVKDALEEQEKLKKKIELNTVRVDTNRLDNILNLLGEIVIGQSALNRIADEIDDDKDTGFQLKNALYGLDRITREFQEQIMSIRMIPIGPSFEQFRRFVRDSAHDRGKDIKLVIEGGDTELDKTVIEKMSDPLKHMIRNAIDHGIELPDERTATGKGAAGMVTLRAYHQEGNVFIEIVDDGRGVNLARVRSKAVEKGLLKEDEEAAKEKLLSYLFHPGFSTAERVDDLSGRGVGMDVVKTNIEELRGTVEMKSEEGKGTTIRIKLPLTLAIIDGMLVSIGRNIYIIPLLSIVESMQPKKEDVKTVEGKGEMISFRGEFVSLARLYDLFGIDAHHKNPWEGLVIVVESGNTRIGLLVDDLLGQQQIVIKSLDNYITRSRSISGAAILGDGKVALIVDIHGLVEDIEDINTEK; this is encoded by the coding sequence ATGACCGAATCAGCAATCAAAGAAGTGTTCATCAGCGAGGCGAAGGAGATCATCGAAAAGCTCGAATCGGATCTCGTCCAGCTGGAGGAAAATGACGGCGACCAGGAGATCATAAACCGGATTTTCCGCTCCTTCCATACACTGAAGGGGAGCTCGGGAATAGTCGGCCTGACTTCGATCTATAACTTTTCCCACAAGCTGGAAAACCTCCTCGACAAGGTCCGTTCGGGCGAGGTGGCCGTCGATAACAACCTGATCGATCTCATCCTTGACAGCATCGACTGGATTCGGGACGAGCTGTTCACCGAAAAGGCGGAAACCGAAGAGTCGAAGGTCGCCATGGGCGAGCTTCAAAAGCGCATAGCCGAGTTCGCGGGAGAGGTGCAGGCCGAGGAAGGCGGCGACGAGGAGGCGGCCGAGGCTGCTAAGAAAAAGACCGGTGTCTATAACTATTTCAGGATCAAGGCGCAGTTCCAGGAAGACGTGTTCGAGACCGGTATCGATCCCCTCATGATCATCGAGGACCTGCTCACCGTGGGAACCCTTCTCACCAAGAACGTGAACCGTGAGGTGCTGCCGGACCTTGATGCCATGAATCCGGAGCGATGCTACCTGTCATGGGACCTTATCATCAAGACCCTCGAGCCGGTCGAGAAGATCAATGACGTGTTCATGTTCGTGAAGGACCGCAATGCCATTGTCGTCGAGGACGTGACATACAACTTCTCCAAGAGGGGAGGCGAGCTTCCCCAGGAGAAACGTATCGGCGAGATACTGCTGGAGAAGGGGATCATCAACGAGGCTGAGCTTGACGAGGTGCTCCGGTATCATGACTCGCACAAGACGAAAGTGGGCGATATCATAGTGAAGAAAGGCCTCGCCTCGGAAAAGGACGTGAAGGACGCCCTTGAAGAGCAGGAGAAGCTCAAGAAGAAGATCGAGCTGAACACTGTGCGGGTCGACACGAACAGGCTCGATAATATCCTCAACCTTCTCGGCGAGATCGTCATCGGACAGTCGGCCCTCAACAGGATCGCCGACGAGATAGACGACGATAAGGACACCGGGTTCCAGCTCAAAAACGCCCTCTACGGCCTCGACCGGATCACGCGGGAGTTCCAGGAGCAGATCATGTCGATCCGCATGATTCCCATAGGCCCCTCCTTTGAACAGTTCCGCCGCTTCGTGCGCGACAGCGCCCATGACCGCGGCAAGGACATCAAGCTGGTCATCGAGGGCGGCGACACCGAGCTGGACAAGACCGTCATAGAAAAGATGAGCGATCCACTGAAGCATATGATACGCAACGCCATCGATCACGGCATCGAGCTGCCGGATGAGCGCACCGCGACGGGCAAGGGGGCCGCCGGCATGGTGACCCTCAGGGCTTACCACCAGGAGGGAAACGTCTTCATCGAGATCGTCGATGACGGAAGGGGCGTGAACCTCGCCAGGGTCCGGAGCAAGGCGGTTGAAAAGGGATTATTGAAGGAAGATGAGGAGGCCGCCAAGGAAAAGCTCCTCTCCTACCTGTTCCATCCGGGATTTTCCACCGCGGAGCGCGTGGACGACCTGTCGGGACGGGGCGTCGGCATGGACGTCGTCAAGACCAACATAGAGGAGCTGCGCGGCACCGTCGAGATGAAATCCGAGGAGGGAAAGGGGACGACCATCCGCATCAAGCTGCCCCTCACCCTGGCGATCATAGACGGCATGCTGGTCAGCATCGGGCGGAACATCTACATCATCCCGCTGCTTTCCATCGTCGAATCGATGCAGCCGAAAAAGGAAGACGTCAAGACGGTCGAGGGGAAGGGCGAGATGATATCGTTCCGCGGCGAGTTCGTGTCGCTGGCGCGCCTCTATGACCTGTTCGGGATTGACGCGCACCACAAGAACCCGTGGGAAGGCCTGGTCATCGTCGTCGAGTCCGGGAATACCCGCATCGGTCTCCTGGTGGACGACCTCCTGGGGCAGCAGCAGATAGTCATCAAGAGCCTCGATAATTACATCACCCGGAGCCGTTCCATATCCGGCGCCGCGATCCTGGGAGACGGCAAGGTGGCCCTGATCGTCGATATCCACGGTCTCGTGGAGGACATAGAAGACATCAATACGGAGAAATAG
- a CDS encoding lytic transglycosylase domain-containing protein, whose amino-acid sequence MIITPRKIVPYILILTLMPAMFPCGAGARIYKRINQDGSIDFYNRNERNGGTSHKVNRSISSKFDGLIENLSERHGVDPRLIKCIIRVESDFNPDAVSSAGAMGLMQLMQETAEYYALRNPFDPEKNVDAGIRHFKSLMGYFRNDIPLALGAYHAGIGRVRKRMALPPIQATIDYVNAIMSLYTGENKNYSEHAVRRLYKRVESDGTIVIYSK is encoded by the coding sequence ATGATCATAACTCCTCGAAAGATTGTTCCATATATTCTCATACTTACCCTGATGCCTGCCATGTTTCCCTGCGGCGCCGGGGCAAGGATTTACAAACGGATCAATCAAGACGGATCGATCGATTTCTATAACAGGAATGAACGGAACGGCGGTACATCGCATAAGGTGAACCGCAGCATATCGAGCAAGTTCGACGGTCTCATCGAGAACCTTTCAGAAAGGCACGGCGTGGACCCGCGGCTGATCAAGTGCATCATACGGGTGGAATCGGACTTCAACCCGGACGCAGTGTCCTCCGCCGGGGCCATGGGCCTCATGCAGCTCATGCAGGAGACGGCCGAGTACTATGCCCTGAGGAACCCCTTCGATCCGGAAAAGAACGTGGACGCCGGCATACGGCATTTCAAGTCGCTGATGGGCTATTTCAGGAACGACATTCCCCTGGCCCTGGGGGCCTATCACGCCGGCATCGGAAGGGTGCGGAAGCGGATGGCCCTCCCCCCCATCCAGGCCACCATCGATTACGTCAACGCCATCATGTCGCTCTACACCGGAGAGAATAAGAATTATTCGGAGCACGCGGTCCGGAGGCTCTACAAGAGGGTCGAAAGCGACGGAACCATCGTCATCTACAGCAAGTAG
- the fliG gene encoding flagellar motor switch protein FliG: MKEVFDMNGVERAAALMVALGPRVAAEIMKHLDEASIEKITTEVAKIDRLGPQEREELIGQFLIDLRREKRRLRGGEGTAREILTKTFGDAKADQILTKFTNIDVDKEFANLNEIDDQALITFLKDEHPQTIAVAMSFLAPEKSAAIMTAIDRSKAKEVALRMARMDKVMPEAVAGIVKTIKKKYQEYQKKNQGLSAGGLDTLIEILQHMPGEEERKIMEDLEIAMPNVSQQITEKIFTFENVVNLTNQEIRILIDAINDDALIAKSLKGAGDEIRFKFIRNMSQNRATDILNDMNIMGVVRLAEVEDCRKKIESVMRSLDDNGMINLRGGNTFVK, from the coding sequence ATGAAAGAAGTGTTTGATATGAACGGCGTTGAGCGCGCCGCCGCCCTCATGGTCGCCCTGGGCCCCAGGGTGGCGGCGGAGATCATGAAGCATCTCGACGAGGCCAGCATCGAGAAGATCACCACGGAAGTGGCGAAGATCGACCGGCTGGGCCCCCAGGAGCGCGAAGAGCTGATCGGCCAGTTCCTTATAGACCTCCGCAGGGAAAAGCGGCGCCTCCGGGGCGGCGAGGGCACGGCGCGGGAGATCCTCACCAAGACCTTCGGCGACGCCAAGGCCGACCAGATCCTCACGAAGTTCACCAACATCGACGTTGACAAGGAGTTCGCGAACCTGAACGAGATAGACGACCAGGCGCTGATCACCTTCCTCAAGGACGAACACCCCCAGACGATCGCGGTGGCCATGTCGTTCCTGGCGCCGGAGAAGTCGGCCGCCATCATGACCGCCATCGACCGCTCCAAGGCCAAGGAGGTGGCCCTGCGCATGGCCCGCATGGACAAGGTCATGCCGGAGGCGGTGGCCGGCATCGTGAAGACCATCAAGAAGAAATACCAGGAATACCAGAAAAAGAACCAGGGCCTCTCGGCGGGGGGGCTGGATACCCTCATCGAGATACTCCAGCACATGCCGGGCGAGGAGGAGCGGAAGATCATGGAAGACCTTGAGATCGCGATGCCCAACGTCTCCCAGCAGATCACCGAGAAGATCTTCACCTTTGAGAACGTGGTGAACCTCACCAACCAGGAGATCCGCATTCTCATCGACGCCATCAACGACGACGCCCTCATAGCAAAGTCCCTCAAGGGGGCCGGCGACGAGATACGGTTCAAGTTTATACGCAACATGAGTCAGAACCGCGCCACCGACATACTCAACGACATGAACATCATGGGCGTTGTCAGGCTCGCCGAGGTGGAGGACTGCCGCAAGAAGATCGAATCGGTCATGCGGTCGCTGGACGACAACGGCATGATCAATCTCCGCGGTGGCAATACCTTCGTTAAGTGA
- a CDS encoding RnfABCDGE type electron transport complex subunit B has translation MIDTIVPSPQSIAVVTALAAAFGLFLSIAMVKLRVSRDPRIEKVTDALPGANCAACGMPGCSAYATRIVEEKFAIDLCPVGGDETAARIAEIMGVRYGGARTAVTARVHCRGGIAETRPRFTYGGPRDCTAANGVMGGFKICSYGCLGFGDCVRSCRFDAMYMDDNGLPVVRSDRCTGCGLCVKACPRHIISLAPKGNDIRVMCMNEERTPVMKKGCDVGCIACKLCEKACREAIAEKNPGLDPAAVVPAIRVDNFLARIDYDLCIQCYRCVYVCPVPVIHPLEKSKKRLESSGKGVKKFGEKSKVEAS, from the coding sequence ATGATTGATACCATAGTACCATCCCCCCAATCCATCGCCGTCGTTACGGCCCTCGCCGCGGCGTTCGGCCTCTTCCTGTCCATCGCCATGGTGAAGCTCCGGGTCTCCAGGGACCCTCGCATTGAGAAGGTCACGGATGCCCTGCCGGGCGCCAACTGCGCTGCCTGCGGCATGCCGGGGTGCTCGGCCTACGCCACCCGCATCGTGGAGGAGAAGTTCGCCATCGATCTCTGCCCGGTCGGGGGAGATGAAACGGCGGCCAGGATAGCCGAGATCATGGGCGTCCGGTACGGGGGCGCCAGGACCGCGGTGACGGCGCGTGTCCACTGCCGCGGCGGCATCGCGGAGACACGGCCGCGGTTCACCTACGGCGGTCCCAGGGACTGCACCGCCGCAAACGGCGTCATGGGCGGGTTCAAGATATGCTCCTACGGCTGCCTCGGCTTCGGCGACTGCGTGCGCTCCTGCCGCTTCGACGCCATGTACATGGACGATAACGGCCTTCCCGTGGTCAGGTCAGACCGGTGCACCGGCTGCGGCCTCTGCGTGAAGGCCTGTCCCCGCCATATCATCAGCCTTGCGCCGAAGGGGAACGACATCCGCGTGATGTGCATGAACGAGGAGCGGACCCCGGTCATGAAGAAGGGCTGCGACGTCGGCTGCATCGCCTGCAAGCTCTGCGAAAAGGCGTGCCGGGAGGCCATCGCGGAGAAGAACCCCGGCCTTGACCCCGCGGCCGTCGTGCCGGCCATCAGGGTGGACAATTTCCTGGCGCGCATCGACTATGACCTCTGCATCCAGTGCTACCGTTGCGTGTACGTATGCCCGGTGCCGGTCATTCATCCTCTCGAGAAGTCAAAGAAGCGCCTTGAATCATCGGGAAAAGGCGTAAAGAAATTTGGTGAAAAGAGCAAGGTTGAGGCGTCGTAA
- a CDS encoding radical SAM protein, whose product MKYLFGPVNSRRLGISLGVDLMPYKTCSLDCVYCECGATTAVTSTRAEYVPTDEVIAELDGYLAGAPRLDVITFSGSGEPTLHSGIGRIIGHIRERYPRYKIAVLTNGTLLWDPAVRESIAPADIVVPSLDAASPEAFARIGRPAGGITPERVIGGLVEFRAMFRGRLYLEIFIIPGVNDGPEELAKLRDAALKIRPDAVQINSLDRPGTESWVAPAGRDALESLRNFFAPLAVDIIGRPAERVYEDKHVTDLMKSIISILRRRPSTLDDLMVALGSDREVLLKVLASMKEKEMITSDMLERGEFYRIV is encoded by the coding sequence ATGAAGTACCTCTTTGGCCCGGTCAATTCGCGGCGCCTCGGGATATCACTGGGCGTCGACCTGATGCCCTACAAGACCTGCTCCCTTGACTGCGTTTACTGCGAGTGCGGGGCCACGACTGCGGTCACGTCAACGCGGGCCGAGTATGTACCGACGGACGAAGTGATCGCCGAACTGGACGGATACCTCGCCGGCGCACCCCGCCTCGACGTGATCACCTTCTCCGGCTCCGGGGAGCCCACGCTCCATTCCGGCATCGGCAGGATCATCGGCCACATCAGGGAGCGCTATCCCCGCTATAAGATCGCCGTGCTCACCAACGGGACTCTCCTCTGGGACCCGGCCGTGCGGGAGTCCATCGCCCCGGCGGACATCGTGGTACCCTCCCTGGACGCGGCGAGCCCCGAAGCCTTCGCCCGGATCGGAAGGCCCGCCGGCGGTATCACGCCGGAGAGGGTCATCGGCGGCCTCGTGGAGTTCCGGGCGATGTTCCGCGGCCGGCTCTACCTGGAGATATTCATCATTCCCGGCGTCAACGACGGGCCGGAGGAGCTCGCCAAGCTCAGGGACGCGGCCCTGAAGATCAGGCCCGACGCTGTCCAGATCAACAGCCTGGACCGGCCCGGAACGGAGTCATGGGTGGCTCCCGCCGGGAGGGATGCCCTTGAGTCGCTGCGGAATTTCTTCGCTCCCCTGGCGGTGGATATTATCGGCAGGCCGGCCGAGCGTGTCTACGAGGACAAGCATGTCACCGACCTGATGAAATCGATCATATCAATTTTGCGAAGACGGCCCTCGACCCTTGACGATCTCATGGTCGCCCTGGGGTCGGACCGGGAGGTGCTCCTGAAGGTGCTGGCGTCCATGAAGGAGAAGGAGATGATTACTTCCGATATGCTTGAGCGGGGTGAGTTTTACAGGATTGTTTAG
- a CDS encoding homocysteine biosynthesis protein, with amino-acid sequence MSGVEIKKSYEEINKKIKEGKAVVVTADEMPDIVAKEGVDGAFKKVDVVTTGTFGAMCSSGAFLNFGHTKPRMKMSKVWLNNVEAYGGIAAVDCFIGATQVQENDPLNMVHPGRFTYGGGHVIEDLIAHKRIKLKAAGYGTDCYPLREHEATITIDDLRDAIMFNPRNAYQNYNCAVNLSQKTIYTYMGILKPDMANASYSSAGQLSPLLNDPYYWTIGTGTRIFLCGAAGSVVWHGTQHAPDCKRGDNGIPCEGSGTLAVMGNMKEMDPRFVRGASFTGYGCSIMIGIGIPIPIINRDMAYFTGQSDRDLRCQVVDYGNDYSAGIGRSLGEVTYAELKTGRIDFMGKTIDASPLSSYPMARKIALELKDWIMKGFTIGVPQTPLLTVPCKKDRDDEAR; translated from the coding sequence ATGAGCGGCGTAGAAATCAAAAAAAGCTATGAAGAGATAAACAAGAAAATAAAAGAAGGCAAGGCCGTTGTCGTCACGGCCGACGAAATGCCCGATATCGTGGCTAAAGAGGGCGTTGACGGCGCCTTCAAAAAGGTCGACGTGGTCACCACCGGGACCTTCGGCGCCATGTGCTCCTCAGGCGCGTTCCTGAATTTCGGCCACACGAAGCCGCGCATGAAAATGTCGAAGGTATGGCTCAACAACGTCGAGGCCTATGGCGGAATCGCCGCCGTGGACTGCTTCATCGGCGCAACCCAGGTGCAGGAGAACGATCCCCTCAACATGGTCCACCCCGGCAGGTTCACCTACGGCGGCGGCCATGTCATCGAGGACCTGATCGCCCATAAGCGCATCAAGCTCAAGGCGGCAGGGTACGGCACCGACTGCTATCCCCTGAGAGAGCACGAAGCGACGATAACCATCGACGACCTCAGGGACGCCATCATGTTCAACCCGCGCAACGCCTATCAGAACTACAACTGCGCGGTGAACCTTTCGCAGAAAACCATCTATACATACATGGGCATACTGAAGCCCGACATGGCCAACGCGAGCTACTCCAGCGCCGGCCAGCTCTCCCCTCTGCTGAACGACCCCTACTACTGGACCATCGGCACCGGCACGAGGATATTCCTCTGCGGCGCGGCCGGCTCCGTGGTGTGGCATGGCACACAGCACGCGCCGGATTGCAAGCGGGGCGACAACGGCATCCCCTGCGAGGGAAGCGGCACCCTGGCCGTAATGGGGAACATGAAGGAGATGGACCCGCGCTTCGTCCGGGGCGCCTCCTTCACCGGGTACGGATGCTCCATCATGATCGGCATCGGCATCCCCATCCCCATCATCAACAGGGACATGGCCTACTTCACCGGCCAGTCCGACAGGGACCTCCGCTGCCAGGTTGTCGACTACGGCAACGACTACTCAGCCGGCATCGGCCGCTCCCTGGGAGAGGTCACCTACGCCGAGCTCAAAACGGGCCGCATAGATTTCATGGGCAAGACCATCGACGCCTCGCCGCTGTCAAGCTACCCCATGGCGCGGAAGATAGCCCTGGAGCTGAAAGATTGGATCATGAAGGGATTCACCATCGGCGTGCCCCAGACGCCCCTCCTCACCGTGCCGTGCAAAAAGGACAGGGACGATGAAGCGCGCTGA
- a CDS encoding UPF0280 family protein — MKRAERTYRNFTDTARWKSCRVKVETSDLYIRAAIDLSARAEEAVRRARCEIMAHIDRQNEFLTSFTPLERLKGCPPIVSLMYDASERADVGPMAAVAGAVAEIVGRALMDYSEEIIIENGGDIWMRLAEPAAVSIYPGGHYFDAVALKIHPHRTPCGICTSSARIGLSFSFGKADAATVIAGDTALADAIATEVCNRVQSEDTMEDAADYAMSRGADGVVIIYRDRLAARGDVELTDPKGE, encoded by the coding sequence ATGAAGCGCGCTGAACGGACATACCGCAATTTCACCGACACGGCCAGGTGGAAAAGCTGCCGAGTGAAGGTAGAAACATCGGACCTCTATATCAGGGCGGCCATTGACCTCTCTGCCCGCGCCGAAGAGGCGGTCCGCCGCGCTAGGTGCGAGATCATGGCCCATATCGACCGCCAAAACGAGTTCCTCACATCATTCACGCCTCTAGAGCGTCTCAAGGGCTGTCCTCCCATCGTTTCGCTGATGTACGACGCCTCGGAGCGCGCCGACGTGGGACCGATGGCGGCCGTGGCAGGTGCCGTGGCGGAAATCGTCGGCAGGGCACTTATGGACTATTCCGAAGAAATTATCATAGAGAACGGCGGGGATATCTGGATGCGCCTCGCGGAGCCCGCCGCGGTAAGCATCTATCCGGGAGGGCACTACTTTGACGCGGTTGCGCTGAAGATACACCCGCATCGGACGCCCTGCGGTATCTGCACCTCCTCCGCGCGGATAGGCCTTTCCTTCAGCTTCGGCAAGGCCGACGCTGCCACGGTGATCGCCGGCGACACCGCCCTGGCCGACGCCATAGCCACTGAGGTGTGCAACAGGGTGCAAAGCGAGGATACGATGGAAGACGCGGCGGATTATGCCATGAGCCGCGGCGCCGACGGCGTTGTCATTATTTATCGCGACCGTCTTGCTGCCAGGGGCGACGTTGAATTGACCGATCCAAAGGGAGAATAA
- a CDS encoding 4Fe-4S binding protein, producing MNSKNVLLIFNKKIMYKPLIYRLAKDFDVVFNVLEAKILPKLEGRLILELRGTEESINGSIEYLSREGVAVETLVKRIVRDDDRCINCGACTSVCRVDALSIDRTTMEVVFDPDKCVACGLCKIACPVGAMSGASIDLD from the coding sequence ATGAATTCAAAAAACGTGCTTCTCATATTCAATAAAAAAATCATGTACAAGCCGCTGATATACAGGCTTGCGAAGGATTTCGACGTGGTCTTCAACGTGCTGGAAGCGAAAATATTACCCAAGCTTGAGGGCCGCCTTATCCTGGAGCTCCGCGGCACCGAGGAATCGATCAACGGCAGCATCGAGTACCTCTCCCGGGAGGGGGTGGCGGTGGAGACCCTCGTCAAAAGGATCGTGCGTGACGACGACCGCTGCATCAACTGCGGGGCCTGCACCTCCGTGTGCAGAGTCGACGCCCTCTCGATAGACCGGACGACCATGGAGGTGGTCTTCGATCCAGACAAGTGCGTCGCCTGCGGGCTCTGCAAGATAGCCTGCCCCGTGGGGGCCATGTCGGGGGCGAGCATAGACCTGGATTAA